The following coding sequences are from one Humulus lupulus chromosome X, drHumLupu1.1, whole genome shotgun sequence window:
- the LOC133806429 gene encoding uncharacterized protein LOC133806429, giving the protein MTETRSSIRSLETQIGQLAQMFSSRQQGNFPSSTEVNRKEQCQVVTLRSGTKYDGPTVEVKGKNTEKQQVTSLIQEEVTADLPKLEKTKYSEPTQKIPYPQRFQKSNLDKNISKFLEVFKKLHINFSFAKTLEQMPRYVKFMKEILYNKRKFEDYETVALTKECSAIIKKKFPQKLRDLGSFTIPCTIGNFHCVRALCDLGASINLIPLSIFKRLGLREARPTVVILQLDDCSLTHPRGIIEDVLVMVYKFIFPADFIVLDMEEDEDVPII; this is encoded by the coding sequence ATGACAGAGACAAGGTCTTCCATCAGAagtttggagacacaaataggtCAATTGGCTCAAATGTTCTCTAGTAGACAACAAGGAAATTTTCCTAGTTCCACAGAGGTAAATCGTAAAGAACAATGTCAAGTGGTCACTTTGAGaagtgggactaagtatgatggacctACAGTGGAAGTGAAAGGGAAGAATACAGAGAAACAACAAGTTACTAGTCTGATTCAAGAAGAGGTTACCGCAGACCTTCCAAAACTAGAAAAAACAAAATATTCTGAGCCTACACAAAAAATTCCATATCCTCAACGATTTCAAAAGTCTAATCTTGACaaaaacatctccaaattccttgaagtatttaagaaacttcataTTAACTTCTCATTTGCAAAGACTCTAGAACAAATGCCTAggtatgtgaagtttatgaaggagatatTGTATAATAAGAGAAAATTTGAGGATTATGAAACCGTTGCATTAACTAAAGAGTGTAGTGCAATTATTAAAAAGAAgtttcctcaaaagttaagagatctgGGCAGTTTTACTATACCTTGCACTATTGGAAACTTTCATTGTGTgagagctttatgtgatttaggtgcAAGTATAAATTTAATTCCACTGTCTatatttaaaagacttggtttgagGGAGGCAAGACCGACTGTTGTTATTCTTCAATTAGATGATTGTTCTTTAACTCATCCCAGAGGTATTATAGAAGATGTTCTAGTAATGGTATATAAGTTCATTTTCCCAGCAGACTTTATTGTATTAGACATGGAGGAAGATGAGGATGTGCCTATTATATAA